The Candidatus Thorarchaeota archaeon genome includes the window GATCTACAGCCCAAGGCCAATTCTCTCCTGCGAGCAGTCCCAGCCGCTTCACAGATGACAAATGAGAAGTTAACACAAACATTGGCTCAAAGGTAACTATAATCAGATAAATATGTTTGAATCGATCTCGTTCTACTGATGCGATATGATTTCCGTTTCTATCGACGAAGCGTACCTTCGAAGAAGATTGGATATAATCCAATGCACGCAGTGCTTGGCTATGTGCTTCTCTGAGAATGTGTTTTGCTTTATGTTTTAATCCTTTGATTGAACCTCTACGCGCTGGCTGTGGTAACATTCCTGCTTTTGCCTCAATTAGTAGTAAGCAGTCATCATAGAGGATGAGACCATCAAGTTCAACTCTTTTGCTTTTGTCCTTCCCAATATAATAAAACAGATTTTTATATATAGAGGAGTTTGGCAAGAGATTCTGAAACAAATTGAGTGCAGTATTTTCTACATAACTGTCTCTAGCTGGGAGATATTGCTTTTGATAGTAGTCTGGTGAGTATTGCTCCAAAAGAGCCTCTATGATTTCTACTCTATTTCTAATTAACATTGTAGGACTAAAAATATAATATGTTTCTCCAACTTTGATTATTGGGCGTTCAGATATTATTGTATCATTTGTCGGCCAGCCTCTCCATTTTTCATATCCAATAAATGCGTTGTTGTTACCAAATGAGCATGATATTGCTTTCAGAATCATCTCGTGTATTTCATTTTTGCTTGGGATTTCGAATATGTCTTGTGGTTGCNNNNNNNNNNGGTTGCGCTTCCAAGATATGCTTCATCATTTCCAGCTGGCTTAGCAACTCTGGATTTTCTTCCCCATATCGTTTTATGCTCTCATCGAAAGATTCTCCACCTATGTCTTGACCATTTAGCCATTTAGTGAAATGGTAATAAGTTTCCTGCGTTGATTTGAACATATCTACTTCGGCTTGAAACCGTGAAATAACTTCTATTTCTATATATCTGATAAAATCATTGAAGTCACCTGCTGAAAATCCTATCTTTTCGATTAGATGGTTTCTATGCGGTTCGAAGAGATCACAGAATGTTTTTTCTACGTGAGGAGGATACGCTTTGCCACGTATTGCGAAGTAATCGAGTATGAGCTTGAATCGTATTGATGCCTCGGTTTTTTCTTCTTCCTCTTCATTTCCGTTGATATGTTCGTTACTAAAGTATAGAACAAAGTTTTTTACGAGTTGTTTCCAAACATCCAGAATTTCGTTTATAGTTGCAGTATCTACATTCTTCGGTGAAGTTGGAAAAGGTTTAGATAATGACAAGCTCATGACATACTCGATTAAAGGATACCATAACATATCCTCCGACTCAGTATGTTCATCTAAGCTCAATGTAACAACGTGCCTGGAAATAAAAGCAATTATCTGTAAGGGATTATATTCTTCAAGATATTTCTCAATCTCGCGAATGGCATCATTTACTGCTGTATATGTTTCCTCTCTTGGCCGAATCATTGGATTATCCCCTCCATCTGGAGTATGGAAACATTTGTTCGATAATTATTGCTCTTATTATTACTTTGCTATCAGTGACTCTGTGAAAAGTCTGCGCGATAGGGGGTTATGAAAAGTATGGATCCCATTTAGTGTCTGGATTCGAAACTCTTCAGGATTCATTCTGCCTTGAACGCTCTATGTCTGTGGAGTGTTCATGCAGCCCCGCTATCTGTTCGATGGGTTGCATTCCCGCATTTCACTACAATGGATGAACTTTGATTACTTTTGATATTATCCCGGCTTTTTCACTACGACCAGGTCACCAGAGTGCTATTCGTTCTCTAACAGTTTCTGTTCTATTATCACAAATACTTCTTGAAAGCCGATTTCATTGGATGCCTCCACATCAGGTGTATGTTTGTGATGTGGAAACGTTTGGACTTGGGTATGATGTGGCGCATTATCCCATCGAGTTATCAGGTTACCATTCTTATCTTGCCAATGATAAGAATAATCAAATTCGGACTCAGACACAAATTCACGGATATATAATACACTTTCATCAACAAGTTCTGCTTTTATCTTTAGAAAATAGAAGTTGTCGCCCTGTTGAAAATCAAGGAGATTGTACTTCTCGACAATTTTACTTTTCCCTAGCAATTCTAATGTTTTTAGCATCTTCGACTTCTCTCAACTGCTGTTCGAGATCCTTTCTCTTTGCCATATATGCCTTCCATTCAATGTACTCATCCCACAGGCTGAACGATTCTTTCTGTTCACTGATTCGCTTCTTGAACTCACTCAGAGAACAACCATGTTTTCTTTCGAACTGTTTGATCTTTTCTTTTACTGGTGAGAGCTGTGAGATGATCTTGAGCCGTTCATAGGTTCTAATCTCTTCACCATCAACTACTAATGTCATTATCATTCGTGCTATGTTGTGTCCACGACAATATAACATCTTGTATGCAACTTTCTGTTTGCGTTACCCGATCTGTCACGATCCTGAAATCTCGTATCGAAAACTGAACATTGTTATTGTGTACCTATTCCTCAGAGAAATGAATCTCCGGCCGTTCTAAATAATCACAAGTCCATCTCTGCCAGTTCTCCGTCCTCAGCGTGAAACGGCACTGAAATGTCAAGAGGCCCTCTCACATCTAGTTCGGTGTGTAATGACTCATCGACTTGGATCAGGATGTCCAGTGTCCAATCACGCAGGAGTTGCTCGATCTGAGTGATTCGACTGTGATCTATTTCCAGTTCGGCGTTAGCAAGACTCACCGCAAGCAAGACCAATGTTGAGAATGAGGCCACATTGCATGCAAACAGGACCGACCGGATCAGCTTGAGAGCAGGCGATTCCGTTGTGATAGCCAACTCAGAGGGAAATTGCATCTCAGAGTTCTTCGAATAGGTGGATAGAATTGGGTTCTCTATGACCTGTGCAATGAGATCCGTGTCTATTTTGTTGTCAGTCAATATGCTATCGGTCATCTTGCTCTCCACGAGCTGGAGGAAGGCGATTAACGTATTTATTGCCAGACCAAAATTAGCTGATAGGGCAGGGCCGTACTTCTGTTCTAATAGGAGTTGAATTCTTTTCTCTTGAACCGAGTCGAAGACCAATCTCAAAATCTTGAATGTTTCAAATGCTTGTGTCCATGCGGCGTCTACATTCTCCAGTGATGACCTCAGCGAGGCACTCACAAGTTCTATGATCCTCTGTTTGATATTTGTTCCAATGTTTCCGTTGAGCAGGTCTTCGGCGAACCGTGGAGATAATGGGCGATTGCTCTCACTGGGGATTTCAATAAGCATTACGGGAAGAATCTGGATCGTCATAATAGATCATGCCATATACAGAGGATTTTCCCCTAATGATCTCTACTCGGTGTGCGAATAAAAACGATGCTATTCCCGGTGGCAAGTTAATATTAATTTATTCCGCATTAAGATTAAAGTCTATCATGTTATTACTTGAATTGAAGTATGTTTAAGAACGGCCTGATCAACCATAATTCATCGACAAAGAATAATTTATCCGTTAAAGAAGATAGATAATGCATGTGGATTTATTGAAATGAAATCTATTGACGAAATCCGAACCATTCTCCAATGTGAACGACCGCAACTGAGAAAGCAATTTCAGGTTGAGAGTATTGCTTTTTTCGGGTCGTACGTTAGGAGCGAGCAGACCGGGGCGAGTGATATCGATATCTTAGTGAAATTTACAGACCCGGTCAGTCTACTCCATATAGTTTCTCTTGAGAACTACCTGACAGATCTGCTGGGAATCCGTGTTGATATTATTCTGAAAGAGAATAATCGTGAGGAGTTGAGGGATGGTATTTTGAGGGAGGCAATCCCGTTATGATCCAGTCTTGTACTGGACCATTTAGAATAGATTATGTTGCTGTTGAGCTCACGTAGGACGTGATGTACGTTTTGCGAATGTACTCACGCCCATGGATTTTTCAACAGTGGTCGTTTTTAATCATTTTCTGGTTTCACTAAGGATTAACTTCTCTAACGATCGCTTGCCATCGTTCAGGATTTTCTTTTGCTGGAAGAAACACAAACTCTAAGGTGTTATTGTTTTGCAATACCTTTGCAACCCCCTCAATAATTCTAGCTAATTCGTCAGGGCGAATTTTTATTTTGATACTCTTTGGTGTTTTTGTCACATCTACGTTTAGTGTAAATCTGTATTTTACCACGCGATTGCCGCTCCTTTTTAATAAATTTATGGGTTAACTGTTTTATCTTTTCTAAACGTTTACATAAAACTGCTTCTACTATTAAGAAAATTTGAGTGATGAGATTCCTACACCAAACTTTGCGGTAGAAAGATAGCTGTGACAGGAAACAGACGACCCATACAAAAGGATCGCATTACAGACCATACGGATTATTACAAAGGTAGTCTATTTCGCTACTACTAAGTAGCTGAATCTCCTGCAATATGATGAAGAATTGGAGGCCCATCATTGACTGGCGTAACTGCACTCTACGACCCTGAGAAGATCCTTGTCCTTGACGGAATGGACGAGATCGAGCGAGCCGAGGATGCTCCAAACCCATTCTGGAATCGTACCCGATTCGATATCACGTGGAACCTTCCTCAGATGGCAGGACTCACCGACGCGTCCAATATTGTGATCGAGCAGATGCGGCTGGCGACCAATGAAGAGTTGACCCTCTTTCACGACCGCTCGTACGTTGAGACCCTTGATCTCTTTGGCAACATGGGTGCAGCCTTCTCCACGCGGTTCGGTCTCCCCTCCCCCGAGTGTCCGATCTTCAGCAATGTCAACGAGTACGCCCGATACACAGTGGGCGCAACGATCGATGCAGTTCTTGGTGTGGCAGAGGGTCGCTTCAAGAATGCCATGTCCTTTTACGGTGGCTTTCACCACGCTCTGCCGAGCAAGGGTGCAGGCTTCTGTTACCTGAACGATTGCGTCGTTGCGATCAAGGTCCTAAAGCAGCGCCACCCGAACATGAATGTCCTCTATCTTGACACGGATGTTCACCATGGAGATGGCGTTCAGGCAGCCTTCTATGATGACCCCTCCGTGCTCACGATCTCAATGCATGAGAAGAGCATGGGATTCTTTCCGATGTCGGGGGGCGCGGAGGAGATCGGGGTCGGTGAGGGAAAGGGCTACTCGGTCAACATACCTCTACCGCCACTGACCGATGATGTCGAGTACGCGCGTGCCTTTGAGGAGATCGTCCTCCCTCTCTGGGAGAACTATCGTCCGGACCTTGTCTTTTGGAATGTGGGTGCGGACGCGCACATGAACGATCCCCTTGCCGACCTGACGCTCACGCTCGACACGTACCAGCGCCTCTCTCGAACGGTCCGGGAGATGGTCCATCTCCATAAGCAGAAGTTGGTGTTGGTCGGCGGTGGCGGATACGATCCTGTGACCACAGCCCGGGTATGGAGCCTCATTCTTGCGGATGTTTCAGGTCAGTGCCTTCCTTCCACAGTTCCAGTTGAATGGGCAAAGTTATGCGAACAGCGTGGTTTCAAGGTGACCCGTCTTGGCTGGACAGACCGGCCTCCGCGGATCGATGCAAGCCATTTGTCCAAGATCCGAGTGGCTGTAGATCGAGCGATCGACACGGTAAAGGAACTGGTCTTTCCGATTCACGATCTGTAAATTCACCGTGTTGATTATCTGATCAGTTCTACAATCGCATGCATTACGACCTCCGATCATTTACATCATACTTTTGCTAATTGTGCGAAAAAGCGAATTGTGCTTTGCGAGGAGCGGCTTGTGACGATGGATTCCTGTGCTGTAGTGCGTAGCATTCTCACGTACCAATGAATCTTGATGCTTGGTATTCCAGTTGCTAATCTACAAATTAATTAGGATATGCAGGAAGTCGTATACGTGGGTGTTAGTTTGGCGAAGTCTATTACCATCCCCGTAGAACTGTTGAGAGATCTTTATACAGGGCTAGCAAGACTCGAAGAGATCTTGGCAACTCTCGAAGAGTATATCGACGAAGCCGGATTGGAACGAATACGTGGGGCTGAAGAAGAGTTCCAACGCGGTGACTTTGTCACTGTGCAAAATAGCAACGACCTTGAAGAATTGTTGAGTGCGTAATAACTTCCCCTACAAAGCATCTGTGACATCCGGTTTTCTTAAAGGATTGAAAAAGTCGTCTGCGACTGTCCAACAGTGTCTGCACCTATGCGAGGGGTCGTGGTCTTCAACGTGATACTTTTGCATGGGTCGTCTGTTTCCTGTCACAGCTATCTTTCTACCGCAAAGTTTGGTATTGTTTTTCAGGCCTCATATCTTTCAATCTTACTTGTTACATACGTAGTAATGACCAAGTAGTTGCCATTCTCTCTTCGAAAGACTACTCGCAATAGTTTACCATCGATTCTCATCTGAGCGATCAAGTGGCCCTACCTATCATGAGAGAATTTGCGAGTTGATGTGATTGCCTTCTGAACATCTTCTTTTATGATGTTTCGCTGATGCATCCGCTCTTATTTGTGCGTGCTTTGTAAAGACAATCAAGTTCCTGAGACCTCGGCCACAAGTTCTTCACTATCAAGATGGATCAACTGATTTAGATCGAGATTGCGTTGAGAATAAGCTAGGATCTCGATGCCGATGGCCTCCCCGCTTTTATTGTAATCGACAATTATCCCCTCCGCTATCTCGATACTATTTGCCACTTTACCACTATCAATACGGAAGTACATTACATCTGCTACTTTATCGTATTCCATCCGCATTTATACCACTTTCACTC containing:
- a CDS encoding nucleotidyltransferase family protein, whose protein sequence is MKSIDEIRTILQCERPQLRKQFQVESIAFFGSYVRSEQTGASDIDILVKFTDPVSLLHIVSLENYLTDLLGIRVDIILKENNREELRDGILREAIPL
- a CDS encoding DUF6516 family protein; this translates as MLKTLELLGKSKIVEKYNLLDFQQGDNFYFLKIKAELVDESVLYIREFVSESEFDYSYHWQDKNGNLITRWDNAPHHTQVQTFPHHKHTPDVEASNEIGFQEVFVIIEQKLLENE
- a CDS encoding acetoin utilization protein AcuC, producing MTGVTALYDPEKILVLDGMDEIERAEDAPNPFWNRTRFDITWNLPQMAGLTDASNIVIEQMRLATNEELTLFHDRSYVETLDLFGNMGAAFSTRFGLPSPECPIFSNVNEYARYTVGATIDAVLGVAEGRFKNAMSFYGGFHHALPSKGAGFCYLNDCVVAIKVLKQRHPNMNVLYLDTDVHHGDGVQAAFYDDPSVLTISMHEKSMGFFPMSGGAEEIGVGEGKGYSVNIPLPPLTDDVEYARAFEEIVLPLWENYRPDLVFWNVGADAHMNDPLADLTLTLDTYQRLSRTVREMVHLHKQKLVLVGGGGYDPVTTARVWSLILADVSGQCLPSTVPVEWAKLCEQRGFKVTRLGWTDRPPRIDASHLSKIRVAVDRAIDTVKELVFPIHDL
- a CDS encoding DUF2283 domain-containing protein is translated as MRMEYDKVADVMYFRIDSGKVANSIEIAEGIIVDYNKSGEAIGIEILAYSQRNLDLNQLIHLDSEELVAEVSGT